TCATATGAGAGATCCAGGACTTACTTACAAGGAAGACTTTATAACTGGAAGTATGGCCTGTGCCAAGGGTGGAATAACTACATTTTTAGACATGCCAAACACTATTCCAAATGTTACAACTAAAGAAGAACTTCTAAAGAAAAAAGAAAATTCTAAAAATAGAAGTTTTGTAGATTATGGGTTTTATTTTGGAGGCAGTAAATTAGATAATAGTAACGAAGTAAAAAAAACTATTCATATTTCAGTGGCAACTAAAATTTTTATGAATGTTTCCACAGGAAATATGCTTGTTGAAGACGATAAAGTGTTACAAAATATATTTGAAAATTCTAAATTAGTAGCTGTACATGCAGAAGGTAAAATGGTAAAAAAAGCCATTGAAATATCTGAGAAAACCAATACATCCCTTTATCTATGCCATCTTTCAACTGAGGAAGAAATAGAATATTTAAGAGATGCTAAAGCAAAAAAATTAAAAGTTTATGGAGAAGTTACCCCTCATCATTTATTTTTAAACAAGGATAATTTAAAAGATAATCCTCTTTTGGTTATGAAACCTCAGTTAAAAACAAAGGCTGATAATAACGCTCTTTGGAAGGCTATAAATGAAGGAATTATAGATACTATAGGAACTGACCATGCTCCTCACACATTGGAGGAAAAAAAGAAAAATTTAATTTATGGGATCCCTGGGGTGGAAAATTCATTGGAATTAATGCTACAAGCTGTAAAAGAAAAAAAGTTAGATATTGAAACTTTAAAAAGACTTATGAGTGAAAACCCTAGTAAAATATTTAACCTAAAAGGAAAAGGAAGTTTAAAAATAGGTTATGACGCTGATATTGTACTTGTTAACTTAAATGTTAATGAAAAAATAGATAGTACTAATATAATATCAAAATGTAATTGGACCCCTTATAAAGGTTTTAATAAAGGTGGTAATATTATTACTACAATTGTGAGAGGAAACGTTGTATTTAATAATGGAAAATTTAATGAATTTAAAATAGGAAAGGAAGTGATTTAATATGAGTAGAGCAAAAGATGTTGCTAATTCTTTATTGTCTGTGGGAGCTGTTAAATTAAATGTAAAGGAGCCATTTACCTTTGTCTCTGGAATAAAAAGTCCAATTTATTGTGACAACAGAAAAATGATTGGTTATCCTGAAGAAAGAAATATTGTTGTAGATGGTTTTATTGATATTTTGAAAAATAAAAGTTTTGATATAATTGCAGGAACTGCAACTGCTGGAATTCCTTGGGCTGGATTTATTGCTGAAAGATTAAATGTTCCAATGGCATATATTCGTTCTGCTAAAAAAGATCACGGAGCTGGACAACAAATTGAGGGAGCTGATTTTCAAGGGAAAAAAGTAATAGTTATTGAAGATTTAATTTCCACTGGTGGAAGTTCAATTAAAGCTGTGCAAGCTTCTAGAGAAGCTGGAGCAAAAGAAGTTGAAGTAGTTGCTATATTTTCATATGAATTTCCAAAAGCTATTGAAAACTTTAAAGAAGCAAATGTAGAACTTGAAAACATTTCTAATTTCACAACTCTTATAGAACTTGCTGCTGAAAAAAAATATCTTAATGTGGAAGAAAAAGAAATAGCATTAAAATGGAATAAATCTCCAAATACTTGGGGAAAATAACTACTAATAAAAAAAGAAAATGAAAGGGGCAACCTTCATTTTCTTTTTTTATTTATAAGTATAAGATTAAGGAAATTAGACGGTCAATCTCTGGAATTCAATTCCGTCTTGTATGGATTAATTTTATCAATAATATTGTATTTTGTAAAATATTATTATATAATATACCTATAAGAAAAACTTATAAGGAGAATAAAAATGACACTTAAAGAAATAGAATATGTAATTGCAATTGCTAAATATGAAAGTTTTTCCAAAGCTGCTGATGCAATTTTTATAAGTCAATCTGCCTTAAGTCAGTCTATTACAAAGCTTGAAAAAGAACTTGGACTTCAACTTTTTAGAAGAAATAATAAAAATATATCTTTAACATTTGCTGGAGAAATGTTTTTAAAAAAGGGTGAAGAAATTTTATCCCTTACAAATAAATTTAACAATGAAC
Above is a genomic segment from Fusobacterium sp. IOR10 containing:
- a CDS encoding dihydroorotase family protein — its product is MLIKNALIFINNKAVPKDILIENEKITKIQDEISAEFNKDNLIIYANGKYALPGIIDPHTHMRDPGLTYKEDFITGSMACAKGGITTFLDMPNTIPNVTTKEELLKKKENSKNRSFVDYGFYFGGSKLDNSNEVKKTIHISVATKIFMNVSTGNMLVEDDKVLQNIFENSKLVAVHAEGKMVKKAIEISEKTNTSLYLCHLSTEEEIEYLRDAKAKKLKVYGEVTPHHLFLNKDNLKDNPLLVMKPQLKTKADNNALWKAINEGIIDTIGTDHAPHTLEEKKKNLIYGIPGVENSLELMLQAVKEKKLDIETLKRLMSENPSKIFNLKGKGSLKIGYDADIVLVNLNVNEKIDSTNIISKCNWTPYKGFNKGGNIITTIVRGNVVFNNGKFNEFKIGKEVI
- the pyrE gene encoding orotate phosphoribosyltransferase → MSRAKDVANSLLSVGAVKLNVKEPFTFVSGIKSPIYCDNRKMIGYPEERNIVVDGFIDILKNKSFDIIAGTATAGIPWAGFIAERLNVPMAYIRSAKKDHGAGQQIEGADFQGKKVIVIEDLISTGGSSIKAVQASREAGAKEVEVVAIFSYEFPKAIENFKEANVELENISNFTTLIELAAEKKYLNVEEKEIALKWNKSPNTWGK